A single Camelus dromedarius isolate mCamDro1 chromosome 26, mCamDro1.pat, whole genome shotgun sequence DNA region contains:
- the ZEB1 gene encoding zinc finger E-box-binding homeobox 1 isoform X4: MADGPRCKRRKQANPRRNNVTNYNTVVETNSDSDDEDKLHIVEEESVADAADCEGGPAEDDLPADQAVVPGSSGREGSATSCWEGDVKDDECDSDAENEQNHDPNVEEFLQQQDTAVIYPEAPEEDQRQGTPEASGHDDNGTPDAFSQLLTCPYCDRGYKRFTSLKEHIKYRHEKNEDNFSCSVCSYTFAYRTQLERHMTSHKSGRDQRHVTQSGGNRKFKCTECGKAFKYKHHLKEHLRIHSGEKPYECPNCKKRFSHSGSYSSHISSKKCISLVPVNGRPRPGLKTPQCSSPSLSASPGSPTRPQIRQKPDNKPLQEQLSVNQIKTEPVDYEFKPIVVTSGISCSTPLQNGVFGGGGPLQAAGSPQGVVQAVVLPTVGLVSPISINLSDIQNVLKVAVDGNVIRQVLENNQANLASKEQETINASSLQQGGHSVISAISLPLVDQDGTTKIIINYSLEQPSQLQVVPQNLKKENPVPTNSCKNEKLPEDLTVKPEKDKSFEGGGSDSTCLLCDDCPGDITALPELKRPAPPPPPAPEADQPEPPAASGPGDGHLSPSQPPLKNLLSLLKAYYALNAQPSADELSKIADSVNLPLDVVKKWFEKMQAGQISVQPSEPPSPEPGKGPVPAKNDDQPQPASASEPQASPGDLQSPLKTTGSPVLPVGSAAGGSRSRPPSPSPLNLSSPRSTQGYLYAAEGAQEELQVEPLDLSLPKQQGELLERSTITSVYQNSVYSVQEEPLNLSCAKKEPQKDSCVTDSEPVVNVVPPSANPINIAVPTVTAQFPTIVAIADQSSVPCLRALAANKQTILIPQVSYTYSTTVSPAVQEPPLKVVQPNGNQDERQDTSSEGVSNVEDQNDSDSTPPKKKMRKTENGMYACDLCDKIFQKSSSLLRHKYEHTGKRPHECGICKKAFKHKHHLIEHMRLHSGEKPYQCDKCGKRFSHSGSYSQHMNHRYSYCKREAEERDAEPGEPGGRAGPGPGDSDDRESLTREEDEDSDKEEEEEEEKETEDLQEDKESGKAPGEEEEEEEMEEMEEEEEVVEEEEEEEGEGAKTEGAMEGAGAASRAGTLEGKVSEGSEPASEEKTNEA; encoded by the exons TAAAAGATGACGAATGCGACTCAGATGCAGAGAATGAACAAAACCACGACCCTAATGTTGAGGAGTTCCTGCAGCAACAAGACACTGCTGTCATCTACCCCGAGGCGCCGGAGGAGGACCAGAGGCAGGGGACGCCTGAGGCCAGCGGCCACGATGACAACG GAACACCAGATGCGTTTTCCCAGTTACTCACCTGCCCATACTGTGACAGAGGATATAAACGCTTCACCTCTCTGAAAGAACACATTAAGTACCGCCATGAGAAGAATGAGGACAACTTCAGCTGCTCCGTGTGCAGTTACACCTTCGCGTACAGAACCCAACTTGAACGTCACATGACGTCACATAAGTCAGGACGAGATCAG AGACATGTGACGCAGTCTGGGGGTAATCGTAAATTCAAGTGCACTGAATGTGGAAAAGCTTTCAAATACAAACACCATCTAAAAGAACACTTAAGAATCCACAGTG GAGAGAAGCCATATGAATGCCCAAACTGCAAGAAACGTTTCTCCCATTCCGGGTCCTACAGCTCGCACATCAGCAGTAAGAAGTGCATCAGCCTGGTGCCCGTGAACGGGCGGCCGAGACCCGGGCTCAAGACCCCCCAGTGCTCCTCGCCGTCCCTCTCGGCGTCCCCGGGCAGCCCCACGCGCCCGCAGATCCGGCAGAAGCCAGACAATAAACCCCTTCAAGAACAGCTCTCCGTGAACCAAATTAAAACTGAGCCTGTGGATTATGAGTTCAAACCCATCGTGGTCACTTCAGGAATCAGCTGCTCGACCCCCCTACAGAACGGGGTCTTCGGTGGTGGTGGCCCGTTGCAGGCGGCCGGTTCTCCTCAGGGTGTGGTGCAGGCCGTCGTCCTGCCCACGGTGGGTTTGGTGTCGCCCATAAGCATCAACTTGAGTGACATCCAGAATGTACTCAAAGTGGCAGTAGACGGTAACGTAATCAGGCAGGTCTTGGAGAATAATCAAGCCAATCTCGCATCCAAAGAACAAGAAACAATCAATGCTTCATCCCTACAGCAAGGGGGCCACTCGGTCATTTCGGCCATCAGTCTTCCTCTGGTTGATCAAGACGGAACAACCAAAATTATCATCAACTACAGTCTTGAACAGCCCAGCCAACTCCAGGTCGTtcctcagaatttaaaaaaagaaaatccagtcCCCACAAACAGCTGCAAAAACGAAAAGTTACCGGAAGATCTTACAGTTAAACCCGAGAAGGACAAAAGCTTCGAAGGAGGCGGGAGCGACAGCACTTGCCTGCTGTGTGATGACTGCCCCGGGGACATCACCGCCCTGCCCGAGCTGAAgcggccggccccgccccccccgcccgcccccgaGGCCGACCAGCCCGAGCCCCCGGCCGCCTCGGGCCCTGGCGACGGCCACCTGTCTCCCAGCCAGCCCCCTTTAAAGAACCTCTTGTCTCTTCTAAAGGCCTATTACGCTTTGAATGCACAGCCcagtgcagacgagctctccaAAATTGCCGACTCGGTGAACCTGCCGCTGGACGTCGTGAAGAAGTGGTTTGAGAAGATGCAAGCGGGACAGATCTCCGTGCAGCCTTCGGAGCCGCCCTCTCCCGAACCGGGCAAGGGCCCCGTCCCTGCGAAGAACGACGATCAGCCTCAACCTGCAAGTGCGAGCGAGCCCCAGGCCAGCCCGGGCGACCTCCAGAGCCCGCTGAAGACAACCGGCTCTCCGGTCTTACCCGTGGGGTCGGCCGCCGGCGGTTCCAGAAGTCGGCCGCCCTCCCCGTCACCCCTcaacctctcctcccccagaagtACACAGGGTTACTTGTACGCGGCAGAAGGGGCGCAGGAAGAGCTCCAAGTAGAACCTCTTGATCTTTCACTACCAAAGCAGCAGGGAGAGTTGTTGGAAAGGTCAACCATCACTAGTGTTTACCAGAACAGTGTTTATTCTGTCCAGGAGGAGCCCTTGAACTTGTCTTGTGCAAAAAAGGAGCCACAAAAGGACAGCTGTGTCACAGACTCAGAGCCAGTTGTAAATGTAGTCCCACCAAGTGCCAACCCCATAAACATTGCTGTGCCCACAGTCACTGCCCAGTTCCCCACCATCGTGGCCATCGCTGACCAGAGCAGTGTGCCGTGCTTGCGAGCGCTTGCTGCCAACAAGCAGACCATCCTGATCCCCCAGGTCTCCTACACGTACTCGACCACGGTCAGCCCTGCCGTCCAGGAACCGCCCCTGAAAGTGGTCCAGCCAAACGGGAATCAG GATGAAAGACAAGACACTAGCTCAGAAGGGGTGTCCAACGTGGAGGATCAGAACGACTCGGACTCCACGCCACCCAAGAAGAAGATGCGGAAGACGGAAAACGGGATGTACGCGTGTGACCTGTGCGATAAGATATTCCAGAAGAGTAGCTCGTTGCTGAGGCATAAATACGAGCACACAG GGAAGAGACCCCACGAGTGTGGAATCTGTAAAAAGGCCTTTAAACACAAGCACCACCTGATCGAACACATGCGCCTGCACTCGGGGGAGAAGCCCTACCAGTGTGACAAGTGCGGGAAGCGCTTCTCGCACTCGGGCTCCTACTCGCAGCACATGAACCACCGCTACTCCTACTGCAAGAGGGAGGCCGAGGAGCGCGACGCCGAGCCCGGGGAGCCGGGGGGCCGggccggccccggccccggcgaCTCAGACGACAGGGAGAGCTTGACGCGGGAGGAGGACGAGGACAGCgacaaggaggaggaagaggaggaggagaaggagacgGAGGACCTGCAGGAAGACAAGGAAAGTGGAAAAGCGCcaggcgaggaggaggaggaggaggagatggaagagatggaggaggaggaggaggtggtggaggaggaggaggaggaggagggagaaggagcaaaaaCTGAAGGTGCgatggagggggcaggggccgCCAGCCGAGCGGGCACCTTAGAAGGCAAGGTCAGCGAGGGCAGTGAGCCAGCGtcggaagaaaaaacaaatgaagcctAA
- the ZEB1 gene encoding zinc finger E-box-binding homeobox 1 isoform X5, translating into MADGPRCKRRKQANPRRNNVTNYNTVVETNSDSDDEDKLHIVEEESVADAADCEGGPAEDDLPADQAVVPGSSGREGSATSCWEGDGTPDAFSQLLTCPYCDRGYKRFTSLKEHIKYRHEKNEDNFSCSVCSYTFAYRTQLERHMTSHKSGRDQRHVTQSGGNRKFKCTECGKAFKYKHHLKEHLRIHSGEKPYECPNCKKRFSHSGSYSSHISSKKCISLVPVNGRPRPGLKTPQCSSPSLSASPGSPTRPQIRQKPDNKPLQEQLSVNQIKTEPVDYEFKPIVVTSGISCSTPLQNGVFGGGGPLQAAGSPQGVVQAVVLPTVGLVSPISINLSDIQNVLKVAVDGNVIRQVLENNQANLASKEQETINASSLQQGGHSVISAISLPLVDQDGTTKIIINYSLEQPSQLQVVPQNLKKENPVPTNSCKNEKLPEDLTVKPEKDKSFEGGGSDSTCLLCDDCPGDITALPELKRPAPPPPPAPEADQPEPPAASGPGDGHLSPSQPPLKNLLSLLKAYYALNAQPSADELSKIADSVNLPLDVVKKWFEKMQAGQISVQPSEPPSPEPGKGPVPAKNDDQPQPASASEPQASPGDLQSPLKTTGSPVLPVGSAAGGSRSRPPSPSPLNLSSPRSTQGYLYAAEGAQEELQVEPLDLSLPKQQGELLERSTITSVYQNSVYSVQEEPLNLSCAKKEPQKDSCVTDSEPVVNVVPPSANPINIAVPTVTAQFPTIVAIADQSSVPCLRALAANKQTILIPQVSYTYSTTVSPAVQEPPLKVVQPNGNQDERQDTSSEGVSNVEDQNDSDSTPPKKKMRKTENGMYACDLCDKIFQKSSSLLRHKYEHTGKRPHECGICKKAFKHKHHLIEHMRLHSGEKPYQCDKCGKRFSHSGSYSQHMNHRYSYCKREAEERDAEPGEPGGRAGPGPGDSDDRESLTREEDEDSDKEEEEEEEKETEDLQEDKESGKAPGEEEEEEEMEEMEEEEEVVEEEEEEEGEGAKTEGAMEGAGAASRAGTLEGKVSEGSEPASEEKTNEA; encoded by the exons GAACACCAGATGCGTTTTCCCAGTTACTCACCTGCCCATACTGTGACAGAGGATATAAACGCTTCACCTCTCTGAAAGAACACATTAAGTACCGCCATGAGAAGAATGAGGACAACTTCAGCTGCTCCGTGTGCAGTTACACCTTCGCGTACAGAACCCAACTTGAACGTCACATGACGTCACATAAGTCAGGACGAGATCAG AGACATGTGACGCAGTCTGGGGGTAATCGTAAATTCAAGTGCACTGAATGTGGAAAAGCTTTCAAATACAAACACCATCTAAAAGAACACTTAAGAATCCACAGTG GAGAGAAGCCATATGAATGCCCAAACTGCAAGAAACGTTTCTCCCATTCCGGGTCCTACAGCTCGCACATCAGCAGTAAGAAGTGCATCAGCCTGGTGCCCGTGAACGGGCGGCCGAGACCCGGGCTCAAGACCCCCCAGTGCTCCTCGCCGTCCCTCTCGGCGTCCCCGGGCAGCCCCACGCGCCCGCAGATCCGGCAGAAGCCAGACAATAAACCCCTTCAAGAACAGCTCTCCGTGAACCAAATTAAAACTGAGCCTGTGGATTATGAGTTCAAACCCATCGTGGTCACTTCAGGAATCAGCTGCTCGACCCCCCTACAGAACGGGGTCTTCGGTGGTGGTGGCCCGTTGCAGGCGGCCGGTTCTCCTCAGGGTGTGGTGCAGGCCGTCGTCCTGCCCACGGTGGGTTTGGTGTCGCCCATAAGCATCAACTTGAGTGACATCCAGAATGTACTCAAAGTGGCAGTAGACGGTAACGTAATCAGGCAGGTCTTGGAGAATAATCAAGCCAATCTCGCATCCAAAGAACAAGAAACAATCAATGCTTCATCCCTACAGCAAGGGGGCCACTCGGTCATTTCGGCCATCAGTCTTCCTCTGGTTGATCAAGACGGAACAACCAAAATTATCATCAACTACAGTCTTGAACAGCCCAGCCAACTCCAGGTCGTtcctcagaatttaaaaaaagaaaatccagtcCCCACAAACAGCTGCAAAAACGAAAAGTTACCGGAAGATCTTACAGTTAAACCCGAGAAGGACAAAAGCTTCGAAGGAGGCGGGAGCGACAGCACTTGCCTGCTGTGTGATGACTGCCCCGGGGACATCACCGCCCTGCCCGAGCTGAAgcggccggccccgccccccccgcccgcccccgaGGCCGACCAGCCCGAGCCCCCGGCCGCCTCGGGCCCTGGCGACGGCCACCTGTCTCCCAGCCAGCCCCCTTTAAAGAACCTCTTGTCTCTTCTAAAGGCCTATTACGCTTTGAATGCACAGCCcagtgcagacgagctctccaAAATTGCCGACTCGGTGAACCTGCCGCTGGACGTCGTGAAGAAGTGGTTTGAGAAGATGCAAGCGGGACAGATCTCCGTGCAGCCTTCGGAGCCGCCCTCTCCCGAACCGGGCAAGGGCCCCGTCCCTGCGAAGAACGACGATCAGCCTCAACCTGCAAGTGCGAGCGAGCCCCAGGCCAGCCCGGGCGACCTCCAGAGCCCGCTGAAGACAACCGGCTCTCCGGTCTTACCCGTGGGGTCGGCCGCCGGCGGTTCCAGAAGTCGGCCGCCCTCCCCGTCACCCCTcaacctctcctcccccagaagtACACAGGGTTACTTGTACGCGGCAGAAGGGGCGCAGGAAGAGCTCCAAGTAGAACCTCTTGATCTTTCACTACCAAAGCAGCAGGGAGAGTTGTTGGAAAGGTCAACCATCACTAGTGTTTACCAGAACAGTGTTTATTCTGTCCAGGAGGAGCCCTTGAACTTGTCTTGTGCAAAAAAGGAGCCACAAAAGGACAGCTGTGTCACAGACTCAGAGCCAGTTGTAAATGTAGTCCCACCAAGTGCCAACCCCATAAACATTGCTGTGCCCACAGTCACTGCCCAGTTCCCCACCATCGTGGCCATCGCTGACCAGAGCAGTGTGCCGTGCTTGCGAGCGCTTGCTGCCAACAAGCAGACCATCCTGATCCCCCAGGTCTCCTACACGTACTCGACCACGGTCAGCCCTGCCGTCCAGGAACCGCCCCTGAAAGTGGTCCAGCCAAACGGGAATCAG GATGAAAGACAAGACACTAGCTCAGAAGGGGTGTCCAACGTGGAGGATCAGAACGACTCGGACTCCACGCCACCCAAGAAGAAGATGCGGAAGACGGAAAACGGGATGTACGCGTGTGACCTGTGCGATAAGATATTCCAGAAGAGTAGCTCGTTGCTGAGGCATAAATACGAGCACACAG GGAAGAGACCCCACGAGTGTGGAATCTGTAAAAAGGCCTTTAAACACAAGCACCACCTGATCGAACACATGCGCCTGCACTCGGGGGAGAAGCCCTACCAGTGTGACAAGTGCGGGAAGCGCTTCTCGCACTCGGGCTCCTACTCGCAGCACATGAACCACCGCTACTCCTACTGCAAGAGGGAGGCCGAGGAGCGCGACGCCGAGCCCGGGGAGCCGGGGGGCCGggccggccccggccccggcgaCTCAGACGACAGGGAGAGCTTGACGCGGGAGGAGGACGAGGACAGCgacaaggaggaggaagaggaggaggagaaggagacgGAGGACCTGCAGGAAGACAAGGAAAGTGGAAAAGCGCcaggcgaggaggaggaggaggaggagatggaagagatggaggaggaggaggaggtggtggaggaggaggaggaggaggagggagaaggagcaaaaaCTGAAGGTGCgatggagggggcaggggccgCCAGCCGAGCGGGCACCTTAGAAGGCAAGGTCAGCGAGGGCAGTGAGCCAGCGtcggaagaaaaaacaaatgaagcctAA